A single Halobaculum sp. MBLA0147 DNA region contains:
- a CDS encoding BREX system ATP-binding domain-containing protein: protein MSDTPTPSDDLTFDDSGRDYDQFGLTENPFPYSPVPADDPEVYCGQERVRSAVQNTVNTVLGTGKSKHLVVTGKYGNGKSHTLKYTRSRIRDRDDVVVGYVSQPGDGFLDVYHEFMYDLGFDAVQKLAYDFLALVARDELDVDPPDGDALETLLDEGEVLLSELVPVTVQRLTDVAKFADFARAVVHLVYEETNLYAWQWLTAEGLRYEQRKEMEIHSSLDDDSMGIRAFTAFKRMLLELGYVGVFVFVDEFESIARLTPKQKQSTLNSLRHLMDRNPEGLSLLFGCAPEVWQDVMAEYHAFSERVGEEAALRPLDEAYVRQLVTAYLDRGRAKPTGKIDPFTDEALAAILQRAQGNVRQVLSACSRVLDNAVDEDHSEITGDLVVETM, encoded by the coding sequence ATGAGCGACACACCGACCCCTTCCGACGACTTGACGTTCGACGACAGTGGCCGCGATTACGACCAGTTCGGACTTACGGAGAACCCGTTCCCGTACAGTCCCGTCCCAGCAGACGACCCTGAGGTATACTGCGGGCAGGAGCGCGTCCGGAGTGCGGTCCAGAACACGGTGAACACCGTGCTTGGAACCGGGAAGTCCAAACACCTGGTAGTCACCGGTAAGTACGGGAACGGGAAGTCACACACGCTGAAGTACACACGGTCTCGAATCCGAGACCGAGACGATGTCGTTGTTGGGTATGTCTCACAGCCTGGTGACGGATTCCTTGACGTGTACCACGAGTTCATGTATGACCTCGGCTTCGACGCCGTTCAGAAACTGGCGTACGACTTCCTCGCACTCGTAGCTCGAGACGAACTGGATGTCGATCCGCCAGATGGCGACGCACTCGAGACACTCCTTGATGAGGGTGAGGTGCTCCTCTCGGAACTAGTGCCTGTGACCGTCCAGCGACTGACCGATGTCGCGAAGTTTGCCGACTTCGCGCGGGCTGTGGTCCACCTCGTCTATGAGGAGACCAACCTCTACGCGTGGCAGTGGCTCACTGCAGAGGGGCTCCGGTACGAACAGCGCAAAGAGATGGAGATTCACAGTTCACTTGACGACGACTCGATGGGCATCCGGGCGTTCACCGCGTTCAAGCGGATGCTCCTCGAGTTGGGTTACGTTGGGGTGTTCGTCTTCGTGGACGAGTTCGAGTCGATCGCACGTCTGACGCCAAAACAGAAGCAGTCGACGCTGAACAGTCTCAGACACCTGATGGACCGGAACCCGGAGGGACTCTCGCTGTTGTTCGGGTGTGCACCCGAAGTGTGGCAGGACGTGATGGCCGAATACCACGCTTTCTCCGAGCGGGTGGGCGAGGAAGCAGCGCTCCGGCCCCTCGACGAGGCGTACGTCCGCCAGCTTGTGACGGCGTACCTCGACCGAGGCCGGGCGAAACCGACGGGTAAAATCGATCCATTCACCGACGAGGCGCTTGCGGCGATCCTGCAACGAGCACAGGGGAACGTCAGACAGGTTCTGTCGGCTTGTAGCAGAGTACTGGATAACGCTGTCGACGAGGACCACTCCGAGATAACCGGTGATCTCGTCGTCGAGACGATGTGA
- a CDS encoding S-layer protein gives MSESTREQTELQFPVTWDDDVVRQYLTPESHQKSRQGFVDTHIDIDKIRAEYLFPHPGTDDFVTQAEFRDAILRSEIDDDNRIFILRGETGSGKSQLCQWLEYQIGDYGEGLAGDDEHVALHVSRSNTRIKDILEILTEPLDEEVSATSVKELDPERVAEAIISTLDAFAPTQQSVDAEDLRALIDDSGATQLRDILEENIQKYQAAVTSEGEEKFPDLLTEDDYRDLAVDAFGLARGADTIFPTLRDKIHQILSQNLGVGDFQAKLEELSEQYIEAGMRPVLICEDLTTFSVLKEQLLDHLFQLDSGAFDVVLGWVTGWEEDNLDRALGVSEEVQTYMKDRAEGYLSTTDERGRAHFLDEGATVELVRKYMSVIRAQSNASAPVDESAFRRLYPFNAAFVKRAYDNLVQKGVERRTPRLLLIRVIRECLNSRTPPFVAAEENPYIKEFPVDIRIDYDREHKLLSKWYGTKTIDGNVAVPVAVAEAFGVDYDADWVREGDQGEQIVYDAGGLDPTLTVGLDGVRSPGETVSFQTRLEGNTLAGVRLCINGDVIGESDGRGQLEWSLPDREGEITVTAEKKGLSTTETYEIAEDTLDIVTDNETVEPGDRIALTVKYNGEAVEAVTVYGPDGEVGETDEDGTVTTRVPDDGDMAVYEAEHAELSARTELSVIGREPLAVETSLERDEVNRRESEYQNWVSEGVAYDSSDTLIDGAVSVLRRFHDDPTALENPNALSNGGLGIYYDHGDHLPIGLQGAYTPQAALSTELPFGTEHDDLYEVMFWAGVGDGELPDPTMVSVDYDRLRGWADDTVGDFRVEMRSTLEACLPDEMGVEELIVFTQFLLQNVGRGVNEVTEEMVFKAYELPESYDHPLKQRFSRRNSFREAYNDLTTHSSVPRELAKRFFLLKGSGSDDREKWMIDRDRLSSAVETVRENRDRFLEEAMQIDTGDLPKAFRIKSSRTANSTVQADTFLEAIREYATELLSLSPSEHAEHIVEQTAAVEQWYEPGVDPTKLREQFETAYEAADELQAAGNQDLADWEATLEGMSSEPLGLDRLRSNVTQFERIQEAGGPELLAALHEFEESSETVLAWEVYSALDEMIDAVDEVDVDGGGQFEARVCRLDSFEQYQNHRSTIETLSEEL, from the coding sequence ATGAGTGAGTCAACACGCGAGCAGACGGAGCTACAGTTCCCGGTGACGTGGGACGACGATGTCGTCCGACAGTACCTGACACCGGAGTCACACCAGAAGTCCCGCCAGGGGTTCGTCGACACGCACATCGACATCGACAAGATTCGTGCCGAGTACCTGTTCCCGCACCCTGGTACCGACGACTTCGTCACACAAGCGGAGTTCAGGGACGCTATTCTCCGCTCAGAGATCGACGACGACAATCGGATCTTCATCCTGCGCGGCGAGACCGGCAGTGGGAAGAGCCAACTGTGCCAGTGGCTGGAGTACCAGATCGGCGACTACGGTGAGGGGCTCGCCGGCGACGACGAACACGTCGCGCTGCACGTCTCCCGAAGCAACACCCGGATCAAGGACATTCTGGAGATCCTGACGGAGCCGTTGGACGAGGAGGTGTCGGCGACCAGCGTGAAGGAACTCGACCCCGAGCGGGTTGCGGAGGCGATCATCTCGACGCTGGACGCCTTTGCTCCGACACAACAGAGCGTCGACGCGGAGGATCTCCGGGCGCTGATCGACGACTCGGGCGCCACACAACTGCGGGACATCTTAGAGGAGAACATCCAGAAGTACCAGGCGGCCGTGACGAGCGAGGGGGAAGAGAAGTTCCCAGATCTGCTCACCGAGGACGACTACCGAGACCTCGCTGTCGATGCGTTCGGTCTCGCACGCGGCGCCGACACCATCTTCCCGACGCTCCGGGACAAGATCCACCAGATCCTCTCGCAGAACCTCGGTGTCGGCGACTTCCAGGCGAAGTTGGAGGAGTTGTCCGAACAGTACATCGAGGCGGGGATGCGTCCGGTGTTGATCTGTGAGGACCTGACGACGTTCTCCGTGCTTAAAGAGCAATTGCTAGATCACCTGTTCCAACTCGACAGCGGCGCCTTTGACGTGGTGCTCGGGTGGGTGACCGGATGGGAGGAAGACAACCTCGACCGCGCGCTGGGCGTCTCTGAGGAGGTCCAGACGTATATGAAGGATCGCGCAGAGGGGTACCTCTCGACGACGGACGAGCGTGGCCGCGCACACTTCCTAGACGAGGGGGCGACGGTGGAACTCGTCCGGAAGTACATGTCGGTGATCCGAGCGCAGTCAAACGCGAGCGCGCCGGTCGACGAGTCCGCGTTCCGGAGGCTGTACCCGTTCAACGCCGCGTTCGTGAAGCGGGCGTACGACAACCTCGTCCAGAAGGGCGTGGAGCGCCGGACGCCGCGGCTTCTTCTAATCCGGGTGATCCGGGAGTGTCTCAATTCTCGGACCCCGCCATTCGTCGCCGCCGAGGAGAACCCGTACATCAAGGAGTTCCCGGTCGACATCCGGATCGACTACGACCGGGAACACAAACTTCTCTCGAAGTGGTACGGGACGAAAACCATCGACGGGAACGTCGCCGTACCAGTCGCGGTCGCAGAGGCGTTCGGCGTCGACTACGACGCCGACTGGGTCCGAGAGGGCGACCAGGGAGAACAGATCGTCTACGACGCTGGCGGACTCGATCCGACACTCACGGTCGGACTCGACGGCGTCCGCTCACCAGGCGAGACGGTCTCCTTCCAGACCCGACTTGAGGGGAACACGCTCGCGGGCGTCAGGCTGTGCATCAACGGCGACGTGATCGGCGAGTCGGACGGCCGCGGTCAACTCGAGTGGTCGCTCCCGGACAGGGAAGGAGAAATCACAGTCACTGCCGAAAAGAAGGGGCTGTCGACCACTGAGACGTACGAGATCGCCGAGGACACGCTTGACATCGTCACTGACAACGAGACCGTCGAACCGGGTGACCGGATCGCTCTGACGGTGAAGTACAACGGCGAGGCTGTCGAGGCTGTCACGGTGTACGGCCCCGACGGCGAAGTGGGCGAGACGGACGAAGACGGAACCGTCACCACCCGGGTGCCGGACGACGGTGACATGGCCGTCTACGAGGCGGAGCACGCCGAGCTCTCCGCGAGAACGGAACTGAGCGTAATCGGGCGCGAGCCGTTGGCGGTCGAGACGAGTTTAGAGCGGGACGAGGTCAACCGTCGTGAGTCGGAGTACCAGAACTGGGTCTCCGAGGGCGTCGCGTACGACAGTTCCGACACGCTGATCGACGGCGCGGTGTCCGTTCTCCGACGGTTCCACGACGACCCGACGGCACTGGAGAACCCGAACGCGCTCTCGAACGGTGGACTGGGGATCTACTACGATCACGGCGACCACCTCCCCATCGGACTCCAGGGGGCCTACACGCCACAGGCGGCGTTATCCACGGAACTCCCGTTCGGGACGGAACACGACGACCTGTACGAGGTGATGTTCTGGGCTGGCGTCGGCGACGGAGAACTGCCGGACCCGACGATGGTGTCAGTGGACTACGACCGACTCCGCGGTTGGGCCGACGACACCGTCGGCGACTTCCGCGTGGAGATGCGGTCGACGCTGGAGGCATGTCTCCCCGACGAGATGGGCGTTGAGGAGTTGATCGTGTTCACGCAGTTCCTCCTCCAGAACGTGGGCCGTGGCGTCAACGAGGTTACTGAAGAGATGGTGTTCAAAGCGTATGAACTGCCGGAGAGCTACGACCATCCCCTCAAACAACGGTTCAGCCGCCGAAACAGTTTCCGTGAGGCGTACAACGACCTCACCACACACAGTAGCGTGCCACGGGAGTTGGCGAAGCGGTTCTTCCTGCTCAAGGGGAGCGGGAGCGACGACCGTGAGAAGTGGATGATCGACCGCGACCGGCTGTCGTCGGCCGTCGAGACCGTCCGGGAGAACCGCGACCGGTTCCTGGAGGAAGCGATGCAGATCGACACCGGCGACCTGCCGAAGGCGTTCCGGATCAAGTCCTCACGAACCGCCAACAGCACGGTCCAGGCCGACACGTTCCTGGAGGCCATCCGGGAGTACGCCACGGAACTGCTGTCGTTGTCTCCCTCGGAGCACGCCGAACACATCGTCGAGCAAACGGCGGCCGTCGAGCAGTGGTACGAGCCGGGCGTCGACCCGACCAAGCTCCGCGAACAGTTCGAGACCGCCTACGAGGCGGCCGACGAACTCCAGGCAGCCGGGAACCAGGATCTCGCCGACTGGGAGGCGACGCTGGAGGGCATGAGCTCGGAGCCGCTGGGGCTCGACAGACTTCGGTCGAACGTCACCCAGTTCGAGCGGATTCAGGAGGCCGGCGGGCCCGAGCTACTCGCCGCGCTCCACGAGTTCGAGGAGAGCAGCGAGACCGTGCTGGCTTGGGAGGTGTACAGTGCGCTCGACGAGATGATCGACGCCGTCGACGAGGTAGATGTGGACGGCGGCGGGCAGTTCGAGGCCCGCGTCTGTCGACTCGACTCTTTCGAACAGTACCAGAACCACCGCAGCACCATCGAGACACTCTCGGAGGAGCTCTGA
- the csa3 gene encoding CRISPR-associated CARF protein Csa3: protein MQTFVGPIGYDSTRVTRPVLRHGVTNGDTIRLLHPERPEDDEDARAQEAITDVERMIGELEPSVTVESLPTPTDPFEETLDECLGALDDVDGELVVILGGGVREIYFPLGLAAVTRQEQVDATLQYSDLDGSVQEIDLPPVGTDIGDSVESTLIAIVDAERVSLADLARELDPSKSTISRHLDTLEDAHFVTTSYEGKSKVVEPTRRGKLYLEF, encoded by the coding sequence ATGCAGACGTTTGTCGGTCCGATCGGGTACGACAGCACTCGTGTCACCCGTCCGGTGTTACGACACGGAGTCACGAACGGAGACACAATTCGACTCCTTCACCCCGAGCGGCCGGAAGACGACGAAGACGCCAGGGCACAGGAGGCGATCACTGATGTCGAGCGGATGATCGGTGAACTCGAACCGTCGGTGACTGTCGAGTCGCTACCGACGCCGACGGATCCGTTCGAGGAGACGCTCGACGAGTGTCTCGGGGCTCTCGATGATGTCGACGGTGAGCTGGTTGTGATCCTCGGAGGCGGTGTCCGCGAGATTTACTTCCCGCTGGGGCTGGCGGCCGTGACTCGGCAGGAACAGGTAGACGCGACACTCCAGTACAGCGATCTCGACGGGTCCGTGCAGGAGATCGACTTGCCCCCCGTCGGAACGGACATTGGAGACAGTGTTGAGAGTACCCTGATTGCAATCGTCGACGCCGAGCGTGTCTCTCTCGCCGATCTCGCTCGGGAACTGGATCCGTCCAAGAGCACCATCTCGCGGCACCTCGACACGCTCGAAGACGCCCACTTCGTGACCACGAGTTACGAAGGGAAGTCTAAGGTCGTCGAGCCGACGCGACGAGGGAAACTCTACCTCGAGTTCTGA